The Impatiens glandulifera chromosome 3, dImpGla2.1, whole genome shotgun sequence genome contains a region encoding:
- the LOC124931821 gene encoding WAT1-related protein At5g47470-like isoform X2, with product MEEVAVLSGLVLGQFLCAGNSAMLNYLQNLGLPSSSIVIFSSIATFLLLSPPSIYFERDKWPKKPSFKLLVFLVLVSLGGVTLFQSFLLKGMKLTSPTMANALQNLSPAIIFVIAIAFSLEKVKLENIYTKVKIAGTLLCVSGAVTMSIFKSATQITNLENIILDSDKIIGCLYLVASSVSLSFAIVLQALILIEYQAPVSLCAITAIIGVFIASVIELVTNHKVETGLLMVNSIELIGYYLLVGTINGSMISINLWAMKKKGPVFVSMFSPLSAVISAFISYFTLGETFSIGRLMLMKE from the exons ATGGAAGAAGTTGCAGTATTGTCAGGGTTGGTTTTGGGGCAATTCTTGTGCGCAGGAAATTCAGCCATGTTAAATTATCTTCAGAATTTGGGTCTTCCTTCTTCATCAATTGTCATTTTCTCCTCCATTGCCACTTTTCTCCTTCTTTCTCCTCCCTCCATTTACTTCGAAAG AGATAAATGGCCCAAGAAACCATCTTTCAAATTGTTGGTATTCCTGGTTTTAGTATCTCTTGGAGG GGTAACTTTGTTTCAATCATTCCTTCTTAAAGGGATGAAGCTAACCTCACCCACCATGGCCAATGCTCTGCAAAACCTTTCACCTGCCATCATCTTTGTTATAGCTATTGCATTTAG TTTAGAGAAAGTCAAATTGGAAAATATCTACACTAAAGTAAAGATTGCGGGAACATTGTTGTGTGTCTCCGGGGCAGTAACTATGAGTATTTTTAAAAGCGCCACTCAGATTACTAACTtggaaaatataatattagattCAGACAAAATTATTGGTTGCTTGTATCTTGTCGCATCCTCCGTTTCCTTGTCTTTCGCCATCGTTTTGCAG GCTTTAATTCTTATTGAGTATCAAGCACCGGTTTCACTATGTGCAATAACAGCAATTATAGGAGTGTTCATAGCATCTGTAATAGAATTGGTAACAAATCATAAAGTTGAGACTGGTTTGTTAATGGTTAACTCCATTGAATTGATTGGTTATTATCTTCTG gTGGGAACAATTAATGGATCCATGATTAGTATCAATTTGTGGGCAATGAAGAAGAAAGGGCCAGTGTTTGTTTCCATGTTTTCTCCACTCTCAGCTGTTATATCAGCCTTTATCTCATACTTCACCTTGGGAGAAACCTTTTCAATTGGAAG GCTAATGT tGATGAAAGAATAA
- the LOC124930439 gene encoding WAT1-related protein At5g47470-like, which translates to MEEVAVFSGMVLGQFLCAGNSAMLNYLQNLGLPSSSIVIFSSIATFLLLSPPSIYFERDKWPKKPSFKLLVFLVLVSLGGVTLFQSFLLKGMKLTSPTMANAMQNLSPAIIFIIAIAFRY; encoded by the exons ATGGAAGAAGTTGCAGTATTCTCAGGGATGGTTTTGGGGCAATTCTTGTGCGCAGGAAATTCAGCCATGTTAAATTATCTTCAGAATTTGGGTCTTCCTTCTTCATCAATTGTCATTTTCTCCTCCATTGCCACTTTTCTCCTTCTTTCTCCTCCCTCCATCTACTTTGAAAG AGATAAATGGCCCAAGAAACCATCTTTCAAATTGTTGGTATTCCTGGTTTTAGTATCTCTTGGAGG GGTAACTTTGTTTCAATCATTCCTTCTTAAAGGGATGAAACTAACCTCACCCACCATGGCCAATGCTATGCAAAACCTTTCACCTGCCATCATCTTTATTATAGCTATTGCATTCAGGTACTAA
- the LOC124931821 gene encoding WAT1-related protein At5g47470-like isoform X1: MEEVAVLSGLVLGQFLCAGNSAMLNYLQNLGLPSSSIVIFSSIATFLLLSPPSIYFERDKWPKKPSFKLLVFLVLVSLGGVTLFQSFLLKGMKLTSPTMANALQNLSPAIIFVIAIAFSLEKVKLENIYTKVKIAGTLLCVSGAVTMSIFKSATQITNLENIILDSDKIIGCLYLVASSVSLSFAIVLQALILIEYQAPVSLCAITAIIGVFIASVIELVTNHKVETGLLMVNSIELIGYYLLVGTINGSMISINLWAMKKKGPVFVSMFSPLSAVISAFISYFTLGETFSIGSLVGMFIMFAGLYFFLWAKGKEEDPCEVATKDLTIENDMEKPLIL, encoded by the exons ATGGAAGAAGTTGCAGTATTGTCAGGGTTGGTTTTGGGGCAATTCTTGTGCGCAGGAAATTCAGCCATGTTAAATTATCTTCAGAATTTGGGTCTTCCTTCTTCATCAATTGTCATTTTCTCCTCCATTGCCACTTTTCTCCTTCTTTCTCCTCCCTCCATTTACTTCGAAAG AGATAAATGGCCCAAGAAACCATCTTTCAAATTGTTGGTATTCCTGGTTTTAGTATCTCTTGGAGG GGTAACTTTGTTTCAATCATTCCTTCTTAAAGGGATGAAGCTAACCTCACCCACCATGGCCAATGCTCTGCAAAACCTTTCACCTGCCATCATCTTTGTTATAGCTATTGCATTTAG TTTAGAGAAAGTCAAATTGGAAAATATCTACACTAAAGTAAAGATTGCGGGAACATTGTTGTGTGTCTCCGGGGCAGTAACTATGAGTATTTTTAAAAGCGCCACTCAGATTACTAACTtggaaaatataatattagattCAGACAAAATTATTGGTTGCTTGTATCTTGTCGCATCCTCCGTTTCCTTGTCTTTCGCCATCGTTTTGCAG GCTTTAATTCTTATTGAGTATCAAGCACCGGTTTCACTATGTGCAATAACAGCAATTATAGGAGTGTTCATAGCATCTGTAATAGAATTGGTAACAAATCATAAAGTTGAGACTGGTTTGTTAATGGTTAACTCCATTGAATTGATTGGTTATTATCTTCTG gTGGGAACAATTAATGGATCCATGATTAGTATCAATTTGTGGGCAATGAAGAAGAAAGGGCCAGTGTTTGTTTCCATGTTTTCTCCACTCTCAGCTGTTATATCAGCCTTTATCTCATACTTCACCTTGGGAGAAACCTTTTCAATTGGAAG CCTTGTTGGGATGTTCATCATGTTCGCCGGACTGTACTTCTTTTTATGGGCTAAAGGAAAAGAAGAGGATCCATGTGAAGTAGCCACCAAAGATTTGACAATTGAGAATGACATGGAAAAACctttaatattgtaa